The following is a genomic window from Merismopedia glauca CCAP 1448/3.
TAAGCCAACGCATCCCATTAATTTAATTTTCAAACATTCAGATTAATAAAGGAAAACTACTATGTCTTTTGCCCTTTCCATTACCCAAGAAGATATTATTCATCAAATCAAATTATCCAGACAATTACCTGAGATAGTTTTTGAAATAGTAAATCGCAAAATCTTGACTAACAATGCTGAAAACTTGGCGATTGAGATTTCACCTCAAGAACTACAACAAGAAGCAGATGCATTTAGGTTCATGAACGGATTAACCACGGCTAATGAAACTTGGAAATGGTTAGAAAACCATCATTTATCAATAGAAGAATTTGAAGAAATCGCCCATCAAAATATTCTATCTTTTAAGTTGGCTGATAAGCTGTTTAGCCATCAAGTTGAGCCTTATTTCTTTGCTCACCAACTAGATTATACCAAGGTAGTAATGTATCAAATTACCCTGGAAGATCCAGATTTAGCTTTAGAACTTTTTTATGCAATTAGAGAGGGAGAAACTAGTTTTTATGATGTAGCACACAATTATATTTCCGATCCAGAACTTCGACGCAAAGGAGGATATCAAGGAATACAGAATCGTCAAGATTTACACCCAGAAATTGCCGCCGCAGTCTTTGCATCTAACCCACCAGAATTGCTTTCACCAATCACCACTGCTG
Proteins encoded in this region:
- a CDS encoding peptidylprolyl isomerase; the encoded protein is MSFALSITQEDIIHQIKLSRQLPEIVFEIVNRKILTNNAENLAIEISPQELQQEADAFRFMNGLTTANETWKWLENHHLSIEEFEEIAHQNILSFKLADKLFSHQVEPYFFAHQLDYTKVVMYQITLEDPDLALELFYAIREGETSFYDVAHNYISDPELRRKGGYQGIQNRQDLHPEIAAAVFASNPPELLSPITTA